One uncultured Tolumonas sp. DNA segment encodes these proteins:
- the nrdG gene encoding anaerobic ribonucleoside-triphosphate reductase-activating protein gives MFYHQYYPIDVVNGPGTRCTLFVSGCEHQCRGCYNQSTWRVDSGHPFTADMADRIIADLNDEAIKRRGLTLSGGDPLHPANQADVLALVQRVRAECPGKDIWMWTGYLLAELSPRQQEIVALIDVLIDGKFEQGLADPSLVWRGSSNQIVHYLRPEQDRA, from the coding sequence ATGTTTTATCATCAGTATTACCCTATCGATGTCGTGAACGGCCCTGGTACGCGCTGCACATTATTTGTCTCCGGCTGTGAACATCAATGTCGCGGCTGTTACAACCAATCGACTTGGCGGGTTGATTCCGGCCACCCGTTTACTGCAGACATGGCCGATCGCATCATCGCCGATCTGAATGATGAGGCGATCAAACGCCGTGGGCTAACCCTGTCTGGTGGTGATCCACTGCATCCGGCCAATCAGGCTGATGTTCTGGCTCTGGTGCAACGCGTGCGTGCCGAATGTCCGGGCAAAGATATCTGGATGTGGACAGGTTATCTGTTAGCAGAATTATCACCTCGTCAGCAGGAAATCGTGGCACTGATCGACGTGCTGATTGATGGTAAATTTGAACAAGGGTTAGCTGACCCTTCGTTAGTCTGGCGTGGCAGCAGCAATCAAATT
- a CDS encoding carbonic anhydrase, giving the protein MKKNLLCAAMLFASCSAFAAEQHVHWDYSGDKGPENWAKLTPEFGACAGKNQTPVNLTGFIKADLKPLKFNYKVGGSQILNNGHTVQVVYDAGSNVVIEGVEYELKQFHFHAPSENEIKGESYPLEGHFVHADKNGNLAVVAVMFKEGKANPVLENLWAHLPAKEGDKIALTPAHNALDLLPKNHAYYRFSGSLTTPPCTEGVRWIVMKKPVFVSKAQIDAFKKVMGHDNNRPLQAVNAREILE; this is encoded by the coding sequence ATGAAAAAAAATCTGCTCTGTGCTGCTATGTTATTTGCCTCCTGTTCTGCTTTCGCTGCCGAACAACACGTTCACTGGGATTACAGTGGTGATAAAGGGCCAGAAAACTGGGCTAAATTGACCCCTGAATTTGGTGCCTGTGCGGGTAAAAACCAGACTCCGGTTAACCTGACTGGCTTCATCAAAGCTGACCTAAAACCCCTGAAATTTAACTATAAAGTGGGTGGCAGCCAGATCCTGAATAACGGCCATACCGTTCAGGTCGTTTACGATGCTGGTAGCAATGTGGTGATCGAAGGCGTCGAATATGAACTGAAGCAATTCCATTTCCATGCCCCTAGTGAAAATGAAATCAAAGGCGAGTCTTACCCGCTGGAAGGTCATTTCGTTCACGCGGATAAAAACGGTAATCTGGCCGTTGTTGCGGTAATGTTCAAAGAAGGCAAGGCTAACCCAGTGTTAGAAAATTTGTGGGCCCATTTGCCAGCTAAAGAAGGCGATAAAATCGCTCTGACGCCAGCTCATAATGCGTTGGATCTGCTGCCAAAAAACCATGCTTATTACCGTTTCAGCGGTTCACTGACCACCCCGCCTTGCACCGAAGGCGTTCGTTGGATCGTGATGAAGAAACCAGTATTTGTGTCTAAAGCACAAATTGATGCGTTCAAAAAAGTCATGGGCCACGACAACAATCGCCCACTACAAGCGGTGAACGCCCGCGAAATTCTCGAGTAA
- the lpxL gene encoding LpxL/LpxP family Kdo(2)-lipid IV(A) lauroyl/palmitoleoyl acyltransferase yields the protein MRATPLPDSAPRLTAALFHPRYWPQWFSQALLWLIVQLPYPVLMQLGAALGWLSMKILPRRVAIARKNLLLAFPEWDEATREQQIRENFANVGRGIFETGIAWFWPDRRIRKIMQVVGAEHVEQAVANGQGMLLLSAHFMTLELNARMFGMLRPGVGVYRPNKNPVLEYAQYTGRCKSNKYLVNRLDVKGMIKALRQGEALWYAPDHDYGHHASVFVPFLGVSDAATITGTSTLARVKNTVVLPCYNIRLPKGGYQLIIEAPLQGYPTGDDIADATRSNQVLETAVRKAPAQYMWLHRRFKSRPDGTQFLYKPGEER from the coding sequence ATGCGAGCGACACCATTACCCGACTCAGCCCCACGTCTGACGGCTGCTCTGTTTCATCCGCGCTACTGGCCGCAATGGTTCAGCCAAGCACTGCTTTGGCTGATCGTGCAACTACCCTACCCTGTGCTTATGCAACTGGGTGCTGCATTAGGTTGGTTATCCATGAAGATCCTGCCGCGCCGAGTGGCAATTGCCCGCAAGAACCTGCTGCTGGCTTTTCCGGAATGGGATGAGGCGACACGCGAGCAACAGATCCGGGAAAATTTTGCCAACGTGGGTCGCGGTATTTTTGAGACTGGCATCGCCTGGTTTTGGCCTGATCGCCGGATCCGCAAGATCATGCAGGTAGTCGGCGCCGAACATGTCGAACAAGCCGTGGCAAATGGTCAGGGCATGCTGTTGTTATCTGCTCATTTTATGACGTTGGAACTGAATGCCCGGATGTTTGGTATGTTGCGCCCGGGTGTCGGCGTCTATCGGCCAAACAAAAATCCGGTGCTGGAATATGCGCAATACACTGGCCGCTGTAAAAGTAACAAATATCTGGTAAACCGCCTTGATGTTAAAGGCATGATCAAAGCCCTGCGCCAAGGCGAAGCGCTTTGGTATGCACCTGATCATGATTATGGTCATCATGCCAGCGTGTTTGTGCCGTTCTTGGGCGTCAGTGATGCTGCAACCATCACTGGCACATCAACACTGGCGCGGGTAAAAAATACCGTCGTACTGCCCTGCTACAATATTCGTCTGCCCAAAGGTGGTTATCAGCTGATTATTGAAGCGCCTTTGCAGGGTTACCCCACTGGTGACGATATCGCCGATGCCACCCGCAGTAATCAAGTGCTGGAGACTGCCGTACGCAAAGCCCCGGCGCAATATATGTGGTTACACCGTCGCTTTAAATCCCGTCCCGATGGCACGCAATTTTTGTATAAACCCGGCGAAGAACGCTGA
- the hldE gene encoding bifunctional D-glycero-beta-D-manno-heptose-7-phosphate kinase/D-glycero-beta-D-manno-heptose 1-phosphate adenylyltransferase HldE, giving the protein MRITLPDFSAARVLVVGDIMLDRYWSGPTRRISPEAPVPVVKVEKNEDRPGGAANVALNIAALGGQTTLLGFVGQDEAADCLEAKLAGHKVNSDLVKVADLPTITKLRILSGNQQLIRLDFEDSFSTADPAPLLAKLDAALPNFNVLILSDYAKGALTCVRDIIQLARKHQVPVLIDPKGTSFEKYRGATLIKPNMLEFETIVGKVKDEEDLIAKGQALLQELDLEALLVTRSEHGMLLLRKNGAVLTLHTQAREVFDVTGAGDTVVGSLATALSAGKSLEEACAIANSAAGVVVAKLGTSTVSPQELAQALHEHSSTEQAFGVMSEAELKTAVLAARRRGEKIVMTNGCFDILHAGHVSYLKAAHKLGDRLIVAVNTDASVRRLKGEKRPIVPEDQRMAVLAGLDSVDWVVPFSEDTPQRVIAAILPDLLVKGGDYQPQDIAGYAEVTANGGEVRVLHFEDGCSTSNIVKTIIERECK; this is encoded by the coding sequence ATGCGCATTACCTTACCTGATTTTTCTGCTGCCCGCGTGTTAGTGGTGGGTGACATTATGCTGGATCGCTATTGGAGCGGCCCGACACGCCGTATTTCACCCGAAGCACCGGTGCCGGTGGTGAAGGTTGAAAAAAATGAAGATCGTCCGGGCGGTGCGGCCAACGTAGCTTTAAACATCGCTGCGTTAGGTGGGCAAACCACATTACTGGGTTTTGTTGGTCAGGACGAAGCGGCCGATTGTCTGGAAGCGAAACTGGCTGGTCATAAGGTGAACTCTGATCTGGTGAAAGTTGCCGATCTGCCGACCATCACCAAATTGCGTATTCTCAGCGGTAATCAGCAGTTGATCCGTCTGGATTTTGAAGACTCGTTCTCTACCGCCGACCCTGCGCCATTATTGGCAAAACTGGATGCGGCATTGCCGAATTTTAATGTTTTGATCCTGTCGGATTACGCGAAAGGGGCATTGACCTGTGTGCGTGACATCATCCAGCTGGCGCGTAAACACCAGGTGCCGGTACTGATTGACCCGAAAGGCACTAGCTTTGAAAAATACCGTGGTGCAACACTTATTAAGCCGAACATGCTGGAATTTGAAACCATTGTTGGCAAAGTGAAAGACGAAGAAGATTTGATCGCTAAAGGCCAGGCCTTACTGCAAGAGCTGGATCTGGAAGCTTTGCTGGTGACGCGTTCTGAGCACGGTATGTTGCTGCTGCGTAAAAATGGGGCGGTGTTAACACTGCATACGCAAGCGCGGGAAGTGTTTGATGTCACCGGTGCTGGCGACACAGTAGTTGGCTCATTAGCCACCGCGCTGTCAGCCGGTAAATCACTGGAAGAAGCTTGTGCCATTGCCAACAGTGCAGCCGGGGTCGTGGTCGCCAAGCTGGGTACCTCAACGGTCAGCCCGCAAGAGCTGGCGCAGGCACTGCATGAACATAGCAGCACTGAGCAGGCATTTGGCGTAATGAGTGAAGCCGAGCTAAAAACTGCTGTATTAGCCGCTCGTCGTCGCGGTGAGAAGATCGTGATGACCAATGGTTGTTTCGACATTCTGCATGCCGGTCATGTCTCTTATCTGAAAGCGGCGCATAAACTGGGCGATCGACTGATCGTGGCGGTGAATACCGATGCGTCGGTGCGTCGTCTGAAAGGTGAAAAACGCCCGATTGTGCCGGAAGATCAACGGATGGCGGTATTGGCCGGTCTGGATTCAGTCGACTGGGTGGTGCCATTTAGCGAAGATACCCCCCAACGCGTGATTGCCGCGATCCTGCCGGATCTGCTGGTCAAAGGTGGTGATTATCAGCCACAAGATATTGCCGGTTATGCCGAAGTCACTGCCAACGGTGGCGAAGTGCGGGTGTTGCACTTTGAAGACGGTTGTTCCACCAGCAATATCGTGAAAACTATCATCGAACGCGAATGTAAATAA
- a CDS encoding ferric reductase-like transmembrane domain-containing protein: MRYLTLLLLLCLSVWGLALPSGALEQGFMFWRNQGINLSGLIAVALMGALILMATRPHWLEQRLGGLDHMYQLHKWSGISAGSMVFVHWLLTKSPRWLVDWGLLQLGPKPAGAHIPDAWRGIAKEAGEYCFYAMILFIIISLVKVLPYGRFRQIHKVGAVLFLLAAFHSVYLLPDPLRWAPFGLLTLTVSVVGSLAALWSLFGQSGRMQRYPGQVYAIHRHEGNVLELEITLPTDFSDEYLPGQFALLTFDQQEGAHPFTIVREDVQNGSIIFAIKALGDYTSRLAESIELSDPVTIEGPYGRFVLPEAKSQEYWIAGGIGITPFMAWLEGLAAEGERRPAAHLYYCVNSQQEVLFADRLQQLAKLTGVKITIVDRQLDGFLDASRLNIDEDTQLWFCGPKGMRTMLLTHVPAAQLHYEHFDFR, translated from the coding sequence ATGCGTTATCTCACTCTTCTGCTTTTGCTTTGTTTGTCCGTTTGGGGGCTGGCATTGCCATCCGGTGCACTGGAACAGGGTTTTATGTTCTGGCGTAATCAAGGTATCAATTTATCCGGTTTGATTGCTGTTGCCCTGATGGGCGCATTGATCTTGATGGCAACGCGTCCGCACTGGCTGGAACAGCGCCTGGGTGGGCTGGATCATATGTATCAGCTACATAAATGGAGCGGGATCTCGGCGGGTTCCATGGTGTTCGTGCACTGGTTGCTGACCAAGTCACCGCGCTGGTTGGTGGATTGGGGCTTACTGCAGCTCGGGCCAAAACCCGCGGGTGCACATATCCCTGACGCCTGGCGCGGGATTGCCAAAGAAGCGGGTGAATACTGCTTCTATGCGATGATCCTGTTTATCATCATCAGTCTGGTCAAAGTATTGCCGTATGGTCGCTTCCGTCAGATCCATAAAGTGGGCGCTGTACTGTTTTTGTTGGCCGCATTTCATAGTGTTTATCTGTTACCTGACCCGTTGCGTTGGGCGCCGTTTGGTCTGTTAACGTTAACGGTGAGTGTGGTGGGGAGTCTGGCAGCCTTATGGAGCCTGTTTGGTCAGAGTGGTCGTATGCAACGTTATCCCGGCCAGGTGTATGCGATCCACCGGCATGAAGGAAATGTACTGGAGTTGGAAATTACCTTACCGACGGATTTCAGTGATGAGTATTTACCGGGCCAGTTTGCGTTATTGACGTTTGATCAACAGGAAGGGGCTCATCCGTTTACCATAGTGCGGGAAGATGTGCAAAATGGCAGTATTATTTTTGCTATCAAGGCATTAGGTGATTATACCAGTCGGCTGGCCGAGTCTATTGAGCTGAGTGATCCAGTGACTATCGAAGGTCCGTATGGGCGCTTCGTATTGCCGGAAGCCAAATCACAGGAATATTGGATTGCTGGTGGTATTGGTATCACGCCATTTATGGCCTGGCTGGAAGGCTTGGCTGCCGAAGGCGAACGCCGTCCGGCAGCACATCTGTATTATTGTGTGAACAGCCAGCAAGAAGTTCTGTTTGCCGACCGCTTACAACAACTGGCGAAATTAACCGGTGTCAAAATCACCATTGTCGATCGCCAGCTCGATGGTTTTCTCGATGCTTCCCGCCTGAATATCGATGAAGACACGCAGCTGTGGTTTTGTGGCCCGAAAGGCATGCGTACGATGTTGTTAACCCATGTGCCAGCCGCGCAGTTGCATTATGAACACTTTGATTTTCGCTGA
- the tehA gene encoding dicarboxylate transporter/tellurite-resistance protein TehA, whose protein sequence is MTQKRIPASFFGMVLGLSGLGQAWRIAAQLWQLPHLIGESLLLLAGLVWAVLLLGYIWQAMRHFDLVRAEFLHPVQGGTPALLGVSTLLIVLAVLPYSRTAAAMLTAAGISWHLMFALWHTGTLWQGGRDTLDTAPTLYLPTVAGNFTSAAALGALGHADWGWLFLGAGVFSWLALESLIIQRLWHPKTMPVAQRPLLGIQFAPPVVCAMASLLLIPGSTAPWLLMLWGYGLFQLLLGLRLGNWLGAQAFAPSYWAYTFGVAATTVSGLKLAAAGLPSAQWLSIPIFIGANLFIGYLAWRTLQLLFRGQLYGKAAK, encoded by the coding sequence ATGACACAAAAACGGATCCCTGCGTCTTTCTTCGGCATGGTGTTAGGCTTGTCCGGTCTCGGGCAAGCCTGGCGCATTGCGGCACAACTTTGGCAATTACCACACCTGATTGGCGAAAGCCTGCTCTTGCTGGCGGGCTTAGTTTGGGCGGTTTTATTACTGGGTTATATCTGGCAGGCCATGCGTCATTTTGATCTGGTACGGGCGGAATTTCTGCATCCGGTACAAGGCGGCACGCCCGCCTTACTTGGTGTTTCCACCTTATTGATTGTGTTAGCTGTTTTACCTTATTCCCGCACAGCAGCAGCGATGTTGACAGCTGCCGGGATCAGCTGGCATCTGATGTTTGCGTTATGGCACACCGGCACGCTCTGGCAAGGTGGTCGAGATACGCTCGACACCGCACCAACCCTCTACCTGCCGACCGTCGCCGGCAATTTTACCAGTGCCGCTGCTTTGGGCGCCTTAGGCCATGCCGACTGGGGCTGGCTGTTTCTCGGCGCAGGCGTGTTTTCCTGGCTGGCGCTAGAATCGTTGATCATTCAGCGCTTATGGCATCCGAAAACCATGCCGGTCGCGCAACGTCCACTGCTTGGCATTCAGTTTGCGCCGCCCGTGGTCTGCGCGATGGCCAGTTTACTCTTAATTCCTGGCAGCACCGCACCTTGGTTACTGATGTTGTGGGGATATGGTCTGTTCCAGTTATTGCTGGGATTGCGTCTCGGCAACTGGTTAGGTGCTCAAGCGTTTGCGCCCTCTTATTGGGCCTATACGTTCGGTGTTGCCGCCACTACGGTGAGTGGGTTAAAACTGGCCGCCGCCGGATTACCTTCCGCGCAGTGGTTATCCATTCCGATATTTATCGGCGCCAATTTGTTTATTGGTTATCTGGCATGGCGGACACTACAGCTGTTATTCCGTGGGCAGTTATATGGAAAAGCCGCCAAATAA
- the tolC gene encoding outer membrane channel protein TolC — protein MKKSLLSVLILFGLSPLAYAESLLDIYHQAQEKDPQLQQTQAQRDAAFEKINEADAAKLPQIGLNASSGYQKTNRDDQQTARTAGAGLSLTQALFRESVWMNSDITSKQAMSSDVALNIEKQGLMLRTAQAYFSVLAAQDSLEYTNANEKALQRQLDETQQRFNVGMTAITDVQEAKAAHDLAVADSINAQNTLANSFESLRQLTGNEHRFLDVLNTERFSPSPMAQSADQWLKDAQDHSLTLNQLRISKDVAKQQIDLAKAGHLPTLDLKLGANSNYTNYEKNTTSKEDGTLNEGTIGLQFNLPLYSGGATQSQVKQAQFNYVAASENLEKTYRSMQADLYKNYNNVFASIGTIKAYQQSVISADSALTATQAGYQVGTRTIVDVLNATSKLYSAKQKLSDARYNYILSTLQLKQTAGTLSEQDLLDINQGLMAKK, from the coding sequence ATGAAAAAATCATTATTATCGGTTTTGATCCTGTTCGGCCTGTCACCACTGGCATACGCAGAAAGCCTGCTCGATATCTACCATCAAGCGCAGGAAAAAGATCCGCAACTGCAGCAGACACAGGCACAACGCGATGCCGCATTTGAGAAAATCAATGAAGCCGATGCTGCTAAACTGCCACAAATTGGTTTAAATGCCAGCAGCGGTTATCAAAAAACTAACCGTGATGATCAACAAACCGCGCGCACTGCCGGCGCGGGTTTATCGCTGACGCAAGCGTTGTTCCGTGAGTCAGTCTGGATGAATTCCGACATTACCAGCAAACAAGCAATGAGCAGTGATGTGGCACTAAACATCGAGAAACAAGGTTTGATGTTGCGTACCGCACAGGCCTATTTCAGTGTGTTAGCGGCGCAAGATTCGCTGGAATACACCAATGCCAATGAAAAAGCCTTACAACGCCAGCTCGATGAAACACAACAACGTTTTAATGTGGGTATGACTGCCATTACCGATGTACAGGAAGCCAAAGCGGCACATGATTTAGCCGTGGCTGACAGTATTAATGCGCAAAACACACTGGCAAACAGCTTTGAATCATTACGTCAGCTTACCGGGAATGAACATCGTTTTCTGGATGTGCTGAACACTGAGCGTTTTAGCCCAAGCCCGATGGCACAAAGCGCGGATCAATGGCTGAAAGACGCGCAAGACCACAGCCTGACATTGAACCAGTTACGCATCAGTAAAGATGTCGCCAAACAGCAGATCGATCTGGCAAAAGCGGGTCATTTACCAACGTTGGATCTAAAATTAGGTGCCAATTCGAACTACACCAACTATGAAAAAAATACGACCTCAAAAGAAGACGGTACGCTGAACGAAGGCACCATTGGTCTGCAGTTTAACCTGCCGCTGTACTCCGGTGGCGCGACCCAGTCACAGGTTAAACAAGCGCAGTTTAATTATGTTGCTGCCAGTGAAAATCTGGAGAAAACCTACCGCAGCATGCAGGCTGATTTGTATAAAAACTACAACAATGTGTTTGCCAGCATCGGCACCATTAAAGCCTATCAGCAATCAGTGATTTCTGCCGACAGCGCACTGACCGCCACACAAGCCGGCTATCAGGTGGGCACCCGCACTATCGTCGATGTGCTGAACGCCACCAGCAAACTGTATTCCGCTAAGCAAAAACTCTCGGATGCCCGTTACAACTACATTCTGAGCACACTGCAATTGAAACAGACTGCCGGCACGCTGTCCGAGCAGGATCTGCTGGATATCAATCAGGGTCTGATGGCGAAGAAGTAA
- a CDS encoding ABC transporter permease, giving the protein MNQILSWHRLLAMIAKEFIQLRRDRLTFAMMLGIPLIQLVLFGYAINGDPKHLPTVIVAHEQTPFTRAIVQSLENSGYFQLVATDLSDAEADRWLEEGDAQFAVVIPTGFAKQLQRGERPQLLVAADATDPSATANAIGALQQLSQQWLQHELTGTLSYLNGKTQPYELVIQRRFNPEGLTQYNIVPGLMGVILTMTMIMMTALAVTREVERGTMENLLATPVRPLEVMLGKILPYVLIGFVQVGVILIAARLLFAVPFVGPASWLFLGILVFIAANLSVGITISSVARNQTQAMQMTFFFFLPSMLLSGFMFPFRGMPEWAQRIGELLPLTHFIRLIRGIMLKGNSVIEMWPHLWPLLLFLFTMLLLGVLRFRKTLD; this is encoded by the coding sequence ATGAATCAGATATTAAGCTGGCACCGTTTGCTGGCGATGATCGCCAAAGAGTTTATTCAGCTACGCCGTGATCGGCTGACCTTTGCCATGATGCTGGGTATTCCGCTGATCCAGCTGGTGTTGTTTGGTTATGCGATCAACGGTGATCCGAAACATCTGCCGACCGTGATTGTTGCGCATGAACAAACACCCTTTACTCGTGCCATTGTACAAAGCCTCGAAAACAGCGGTTATTTCCAGCTGGTGGCCACCGATTTGAGTGATGCCGAAGCCGATCGTTGGCTGGAGGAAGGTGATGCGCAGTTTGCCGTCGTGATCCCGACGGGTTTTGCCAAACAGCTGCAGCGTGGTGAGCGTCCACAACTGTTAGTGGCCGCGGATGCGACCGACCCTTCCGCCACTGCCAATGCCATCGGTGCATTGCAGCAACTGAGTCAGCAATGGTTGCAGCATGAACTGACCGGCACGCTGAGTTATCTGAATGGTAAAACACAACCGTATGAGCTGGTGATCCAGCGGCGGTTTAATCCGGAAGGGTTAACGCAATACAATATTGTGCCAGGCCTGATGGGGGTGATCCTGACCATGACCATGATCATGATGACCGCCTTGGCGGTAACGCGTGAAGTGGAACGTGGCACCATGGAGAATCTGCTGGCCACGCCGGTACGCCCGCTGGAGGTGATGCTGGGTAAGATCCTGCCCTATGTCTTGATTGGTTTTGTGCAGGTTGGCGTGATCTTGATTGCGGCACGCTTATTATTTGCCGTACCTTTTGTCGGCCCGGCTAGTTGGTTATTTCTGGGAATTCTGGTATTTATCGCAGCAAATCTCAGCGTTGGGATCACCATTTCCAGCGTGGCGCGCAACCAGACCCAAGCCATGCAGATGACATTTTTCTTTTTTCTGCCATCCATGCTGTTATCCGGTTTTATGTTTCCATTCCGCGGTATGCCCGAATGGGCACAACGCATTGGTGAGTTATTACCGCTGACACACTTTATTCGACTGATCCGTGGGATTATGCTGAAAGGCAATAGCGTGATCGAGATGTGGCCGCATTTGTGGCCATTACTACTGTTTTTATTCACGATGTTATTACTGGGCGTACTGCGCTTCCGGAAAACACTCGACTAA
- a CDS encoding ABC transporter ATP-binding protein, whose translation MNRDNWIIDVQGLNKSFGDKLVVDNLSMQVRRGEIYGFLGPNGSGKTTSIRMMCGLLTPDSGSGHTLGYDITQQAVEIKRHVGYMTQRFGLYDDLSLRENLDFIARIYGMKERKSRVQQALERLGLAGRQNQLAGTLSGGWKQRLALAACMLHEPQLLLLDEPTAGVDPKARRDFWDEIHELAADGMTVLVSTHYMDEAERCHRLGYIAYGKLLACGTPRELIQQSQFITWQVEGRVDELVPVLQNHPAIALITQFGTSLHINGLDAETLAQAIAPFRQRSDLHWQLITPQLEDVFIHLMQQSQDNFR comes from the coding sequence ATGAACAGGGATAACTGGATCATTGATGTACAAGGCTTAAACAAAAGCTTCGGCGATAAACTGGTGGTCGATAACCTATCGATGCAGGTGCGACGTGGCGAGATCTACGGTTTTCTCGGGCCGAACGGCAGCGGGAAAACCACCTCGATCCGCATGATGTGTGGGTTGCTGACCCCTGACAGTGGTTCCGGTCATACACTGGGTTATGACATCACCCAACAGGCTGTTGAGATCAAACGCCACGTCGGTTACATGACACAACGCTTCGGTTTATATGATGATCTGAGTCTGCGCGAAAATCTCGATTTTATCGCCCGTATTTACGGGATGAAGGAACGCAAATCCCGCGTGCAACAAGCGCTGGAACGCCTTGGCCTTGCGGGGCGACAAAACCAACTGGCGGGCACGTTATCGGGGGGGTGGAAACAACGACTGGCGCTGGCCGCTTGTATGCTGCACGAACCACAGCTGCTGTTGCTGGATGAACCTACCGCTGGCGTTGACCCGAAAGCACGCCGTGATTTCTGGGATGAGATCCATGAATTAGCGGCAGACGGCATGACAGTACTGGTTTCAACCCATTACATGGATGAAGCGGAACGCTGCCACCGCTTAGGCTATATTGCTTACGGCAAATTACTGGCCTGCGGCACGCCGCGTGAGTTGATCCAGCAAAGTCAGTTTATCACTTGGCAAGTAGAAGGTCGGGTCGATGAGTTGGTACCTGTGTTACAAAATCACCCCGCCATCGCACTGATCACGCAGTTTGGTACCAGCTTGCACATCAATGGCTTAGATGCCGAAACTTTAGCACAGGCAATAGCGCCATTTAGGCAGCGCAGCGATCTGCACTGGCAGTTGATCACACCACAACTGGAAGATGTGTTCATTCATCTGATGCAGCAAAGTCAGGATAATTTCCGCTAG
- a CDS encoding HlyD family efflux transporter periplasmic adaptor subunit: MHKMIGLCGWLFLGGIGLSACQQDTNTSLPGYVEGDYVRIATPVAGYLRELQVTEGQAVTVDQPLFRLESNESISNQQAAAAMLQKAQAQVADLNKGKRSEEISALQAQFSAAQAALRLSEQELSRQQRLRRQGFSNQSALDQAASTRLQAQGKVRDLNAQLALAAQAARVDVRQAAQADVTAAAAQLTHADWLVTQTTPHSPITGRVEETLYRVGEWIPAGSPVVTLLAPEAVKIRFYIPEAVLATIKSGQRINVSCDSCQQPIPARISFIANNAEYTPPVIYSKENRSKLVFMVEAKPLDSKTFLLHPGQPVAVTLAKAEQ, translated from the coding sequence ATGCATAAAATGATTGGTTTGTGTGGTTGGTTATTCTTAGGTGGAATTGGGTTAAGTGCTTGCCAGCAAGACACTAACACCTCACTGCCAGGTTATGTGGAAGGTGATTATGTGCGGATCGCCACACCGGTAGCCGGATATCTGCGTGAATTGCAGGTGACCGAAGGGCAAGCCGTTACCGTGGATCAACCGCTATTTCGTCTGGAAAGCAACGAGAGCATCAGTAATCAGCAAGCCGCGGCGGCAATGTTGCAAAAAGCCCAAGCCCAAGTGGCAGATTTAAATAAAGGCAAACGCAGTGAGGAGATTTCTGCCTTACAAGCGCAATTTAGTGCCGCACAAGCCGCGCTAAGACTGAGCGAGCAGGAACTTTCGCGTCAGCAACGGCTGCGCCGGCAAGGGTTCAGTAATCAGTCCGCATTAGATCAGGCCGCCAGCACCCGATTACAGGCGCAAGGTAAAGTCCGCGATCTGAACGCGCAGTTGGCGTTGGCAGCACAAGCTGCGCGTGTAGATGTACGGCAAGCAGCACAGGCCGACGTTACCGCAGCCGCCGCACAGCTCACCCATGCCGATTGGCTGGTGACACAAACCACACCACACAGCCCGATAACCGGACGGGTCGAAGAGACCTTATATCGGGTTGGTGAGTGGATCCCAGCCGGTTCCCCCGTGGTGACCTTGTTGGCGCCAGAGGCGGTGAAGATCCGCTTTTATATCCCGGAAGCAGTGCTGGCGACGATCAAATCAGGCCAACGCATCAATGTCAGTTGTGATAGCTGCCAACAGCCGATCCCGGCTCGCATTAGTTTTATAGCCAACAACGCGGAATACACGCCACCGGTGATCTATAGCAAAGAGAACCGGTCCAAACTGGTGTTTATGGTCGAAGCCAAGCCGTTAGATAGCAAAACCTTCCTGTTACATCCGGGGCAGCCGGTCGCTGTGACACTGGCGAAAGCGGAGCAATAA